TTACACCATCTGGGCATATTGGATTTTCCGCAAGCGGATTTCAATGCCAAGAATCGGAGAGGTTAAATAATGATTGATAAACAGCTATTTAAAATTGATGGCGCTGGTTCAATCTTAAAAAAACTTGCAGGGCTTGAGATTCTGCAAGCTTTTTTTATAGTAGGACAAGCCTTGGCACTAGCGTCAGTCTTAAGCAAATTGTGGGCAGGTCAACCTCTCGATTGGCTACTACTAATTACTTTTGCAGCTTGCTTTATCGCCAGACAATTGATCAGCACACTGAGAGATTCAATGTTAGAAAAATATTCCGGTCGGGTTGCAGAAGAATTAAGACAGCAGCTCTTAAATAAAGTCTTTCGTGATGGACAGGCTTTAGTACAAAAACAAGGAACCGGTAGTTTGATTACTATGTCCCTAGATGGTGTTGATGAGGTCAGGCAATACATCAAGTTAATCTACAGCAAAGTTTTAACAATGATGATTGTGCCAGTTTTAATCTTTGTCGGCATGCTGTTTTTAAGCTGGACATCAGCTGTGATTCTGCTAGTCATGTATCCTTTAATTGTCTTATTCATGATTATCCTAGGTCATGCTGCACAGGATCGAGCAATTAAACAATTTGGTAACTTTCAGGTTTTATCTAATAACTTTATTGATTCTTTAAGGGGAATTGATACGCTGAAGTATTTAGGCCTGAGTAAAAGATATTCCAAGTCAATTTTTAACTTGAGTGAGGGTTTTAGAAAAAAGACGATGGCGGTGCTAAAAGTAGCAATGCTTTCAACTTTTGCCTTAGACTTTTTCACTACCTTGTCTATTGCAATCATTGCTGTTTTTCTTGGTTTTGACTTGATGAATGGTAAAATTGCACTTTTTCCTGCTTTAGGAATTCTGATTCTGGCGCCAGATTATTTTTTGCCAATTCGAGATTTTGCGGGGGATTTCCATGCAACCTTGAATGGTAAAAATGCCTTTAAGCGGATCAACGAATTGATTAATCTGCCAGAGGAAAAAACTAATGATTTACCTTTAAAAACTTGGTCAGCTCAAGATCAATTGAAGATCAAGAACTTGAAGTTTACTTATCAAAAGGAAACCGAAATTGGACCGGTTTCATTACAAGTCCAAGGATTCAAGAAAATTGGCATTATCGGAATGAGCGGATCTGGTAAAACTAGTTTAATTAACCTGCTCAGCGGCTTTTTGACTCCGGATCAAGCGCAAATTGAACTACAAGGGCAGAAAACTACGACCATGAATATTCCTGCTTGGCAGCGTCAAATGACCTATATTCCGCAGGAGCCATACGTTTTTACTAAGAGCTTGCGTGAAAATATTGCTTTTTATAATCCGCAGGCAAGTGATGATGAAATTAAGCAGGCGATTCATATCATGGGTCTGGATGCCTTGTTAAATGATTTGCCTAACGGACTTGATACGGTGATTGGCCGCGGTAAGCGTGTCTTGTCTGGAGGTCAGTCACAAAGAATTGCCTTAGCGAGAGCATTTTTGGATCCTAAGCGAAAAATTATGATCTTCGATGAGCCGACTGCTCACTTAGATATCGAAACAGAAATTGACTTAAAGAAGCGGATGATGCCATTAATGCAAAATAAACTGGTCTTCTTTGCGACTCACAGACTGCATTGGTTAAAAGAAATGGACTATATTCTAGTGATGGATCACGGTCAATTGGTTGAGCAAGGAAGTTATGAGCAACTGCAAAAGAATCAAGGCTACTTCTGCAAGTTAATGGCAGGAATGAGAGGTGAAAACAATGATCAATAAGATTCCGGTTTTAAGAGCATTAAAAAATGATCGTTGGGTTCGCCCATATTTGGAAAAATATCGTAAAACGTTGATTTTGGCGATTGCACTGGGCATTTTAACTTTTGTCTGTGGTGGGGGCTTGATGTTCTGTGCTGGTTATTTGATCAGTCGCTCAGCAGCCAAACCTGAAAATATTTTGTTAATCTATGTGCCAATTGTCTTAACTAGAGCATTTGGGATTACGCGGCCAGCTGTCCGTTATTTTGAGCGGCTGGTTAGTCACAATTGGGTGCTCAAAATGACCTCCAAATTTAGACAACAGCTTTATGACTCATTGG
This is a stretch of genomic DNA from Lactobacillus crispatus. It encodes these proteins:
- the cydD gene encoding thiol reductant ABC exporter subunit CydD gives rise to the protein MIDKQLFKIDGAGSILKKLAGLEILQAFFIVGQALALASVLSKLWAGQPLDWLLLITFAACFIARQLISTLRDSMLEKYSGRVAEELRQQLLNKVFRDGQALVQKQGTGSLITMSLDGVDEVRQYIKLIYSKVLTMMIVPVLIFVGMLFLSWTSAVILLVMYPLIVLFMIILGHAAQDRAIKQFGNFQVLSNNFIDSLRGIDTLKYLGLSKRYSKSIFNLSEGFRKKTMAVLKVAMLSTFALDFFTTLSIAIIAVFLGFDLMNGKIALFPALGILILAPDYFLPIRDFAGDFHATLNGKNAFKRINELINLPEEKTNDLPLKTWSAQDQLKIKNLKFTYQKETEIGPVSLQVQGFKKIGIIGMSGSGKTSLINLLSGFLTPDQAQIELQGQKTTTMNIPAWQRQMTYIPQEPYVFTKSLRENIAFYNPQASDDEIKQAIHIMGLDALLNDLPNGLDTVIGRGKRVLSGGQSQRIALARAFLDPKRKIMIFDEPTAHLDIETEIDLKKRMMPLMQNKLVFFATHRLHWLKEMDYILVMDHGQLVEQGSYEQLQKNQGYFCKLMAGMRGENNDQ